A genome region from Synchiropus splendidus isolate RoL2022-P1 chromosome 5, RoL_Sspl_1.0, whole genome shotgun sequence includes the following:
- the ccdc78 gene encoding LOW QUALITY PROTEIN: coiled-coil domain-containing protein 78 (The sequence of the model RefSeq protein was modified relative to this genomic sequence to represent the inferred CDS: substituted 1 base at 1 genomic stop codon), producing the protein MDTPDCQQVQGLAGENSKLWDQNVQLSSQISHLQSRLSHLSASNNNLTARLMQSEEEKLKVSKELLEEKLQFSQAMMRSEKEVFDLKENTVLSAVTIVEVISQLSVTSDLQMERDKLLQELRSAQACVQAGEESGKELRDDLTTLKNSFLALSQAHDTEVKHNEELSSDLDELRRMLEEMKNSCEALLKRLTEQVVALSHEHKDDEREIHSRQPKLSEQSQRGKKANSRRAACSDWRSLSLLSIQSTVKELEAENSNLELQLKHLNKEYRTRLVCYLRDMMVNNDLTQLDRHGKTRARFMKELVDRVLQDIRSTDXVREEQLASATSLYKKKLHRITKAHQDLLVAHSLILSIQRDTFKTSGGHGPSDLQPELSEEAHLDKVQEVAVLPALTVSCPEASELAQACDASCVDKVKQLKPLSSEESLEKERAALITRATAAEAKVFELQRYRDNQLASSGVKANDNNEQFLFYLLVQFN; encoded by the exons ATGGACACACCGGACTGTCAGCAAGTTCAAGGTCTCGCTGGAGAAAAT TCTAAGCTGTGGGACCAAAATGTGCAACTTTCCAGTCAAATCAGCCACTTGCAGAGCAGATTGAGTCATCTATCCGCTTCCAACAACAACCTTACTGCAAGGCTGATGcagagtgaagaagagaaatTGAAG GTGTCCAAGGAGCTGTTGGAGGAGAAACTTCAGTTCAGTCAAGCAATGATGCGGTCGGAAAAAGAGGTGTTTGACCTAAAGGAGAA CACCGTCT TGTCTGCGGTTACCATTGTTGAGGTAATAAGCCAACTCAGCGTGACGTCAGACCTACAGATGGAGCGAGATAAACTACTCCAAGAACTTCGGTCAGCCCAGGCTTGCGTTCAGGCTGGAGAAGAGAGCGGAAAGGAGCTGAGAGACGACCTCACTACCCTCAAGAACAGCTTTCTGGCCTTGTCACAGGCTCATGACACTGAAGTGAAGCACAATGAAGAGCTGAGCTCTGACCTTG ATGAGCTTAGACGCATGTTGGAAGAAATGAAGAACAGTTGTGAGGCGCTACTAAAGAGACTCACGGAGCAAGT TGTGGCATTAAGTCACGAACACAAGGACGACGAGCGAGAGATTCATAGCAGACAGCCCAAGCTATCTGAGCAGAGTCAA aggggaaaaaaagccaacAGTAGGAGGGCAGCATGTTCTGACTGgcgttctctctctcttctgagcaTCCAGAGCACTGTGAAAGAGTTGGAAGCAGAGAACTCCAATTTGGAGTTGCAGTTAAAACACCTGAACAAAGAGTATCGCACAAGGCTTGTGTGCTACCTTCGTGACATGATGGTGAATAATGACCTCACGCAATTGGATCGT CATGGAAAAACCAGGGCTAGATTCATGAAGGAGTTGGTTGACAGAGTTCTACAGGATATTCGCTCGACCGACTGAGTCAGGGAGGAGCAGTTAGCATCTGCAACCAGCCTCTATAAGAAGAAACTGCACAGGATCACAAAGGCACATCAGGATCTACTTGTTGCTCACAG TCTTATTCTCAGCATTCAGAGGGACACGTTCAAAACAAGCGGTGGCCATGGACCGTCCGATCTCCAACCAGAGCTCAGTGAAGAAGCTCACCTGGACAAGGTTCAGGAg GTGGCAGTTCTCCCTGCTCTCACAGTGAGCTGCCCAGA GGCCAGTGAACTGGCTCAGGCATGTGACGCTTCCTGTGTGGACAAAGTAAAGCAGCTGAAGCCGCTGTCCTCTGAG GAAAGCTTGGAAAAGGAGCGAGCCGCTCTCATCACGAGAGCAACAGCAGCTGAAGCAAAGGTTTTTGAGCTGCAGAGGTACAGGGACAATCAACTGGCCAG CTCAGGTGTGaaagccaatgacaacaacGAGCAGTTTCTGTTTTACCTGTTGGTGCAGTTCAACTGA